Proteins from a single region of Oreochromis niloticus isolate F11D_XX linkage group LG7, O_niloticus_UMD_NMBU, whole genome shotgun sequence:
- the LOC109202775 gene encoding G2/M phase-specific E3 ubiquitin-protein ligase isoform X2: MDTIARSAMFEGKENCKNLALDSTALRGDWYYISGRAIAVSLVHGGPPPNFLSPAVFSLLVGNSANPALEDKADLELFEKVKKISQSTTLEDLEKSKEPLLDCLANAGCLRPLRSLRDRDLLVHVIVMFQVIHRVQGPFQRFCEGLKTLGVLDKMRRHPDSFRPLFCYTHMLTADQVDDLFNIHLSPEGSNRRAAEEMVVTFWRDYLQDAEEEGPSKLQKILAFATGATAVPPIGFSPAPSIEFIHRGDDDFSSTPIFPLANTCVNCIRLPLHVSYQLFKEKFDFALGNTYGFGRV, encoded by the exons ATGGACACCATTGCCAGGTCAGCCATGTTTGAGGGGAAAGAAAACTGCAAGAACTTGGCTCTTGACAGTACTG CTCTCAGAGGGGACTGGTACTACATCTCTGGCAGAGCCATTGCAGTGAGCTTGGTACATGGTGGTCCACCACCTAACTTTCTGTCACCAGCAGTATTTTCTCTTCTGGTTGGAAATTCAGCAAATCCAGCCCTGGAAGACAAAGCTGACCTGGAACTCTTCGAAAAAGTCAAAAAG ATATCTCAAAGTACAACCCTTGAGGACCTTGAGAAGTCAAAAGAACCTCTGCTTGATTGCTTGGCCAATGCAGGATGCCTGAGGCCTCTGCGTTCACTAAGAGACAGGGATCTGCTGGTACATGTCATTGTCATGTTTCAGGTCATCCACAGGGTTCAAGGTCCATTTCAAAG ATTTTGTGAAGGTCTGAAAACTCTTGGGGTTCTCGACAAAATGAGAAGGCATCCAGACAGCTTTCGCCCTCTGTTCTGCTATACACATATGCTGACTGCTGACCAGGTGGATGATCTTTTCAACATTCATCTATCTCCAGAAGGAAGCAACAGAAGAGCTGCCGAGGAGATGGTTGTTACCTTCTGGAGAGACTATCTCCAAGATGCAGAAG AAGAAGGACCTTCCAAATTACAGAAGATATTGGCCTTTGCAACTGGAGCAACTGCGGTGCCACCTATTGGCTTTTCTCCAGCACCCTCGATTGAGTTCATTCATAGAGGAGACGACGACTTCTCTTCTACACCAATTTTCCCTCTTGCCAACACGTGTGTTAACTGCATTAGGCTGCCACTACATGTTTCATACCAGCTGTTCAAGGAGAAGTTTGATTTTGCATTAGGTAACACTTACGGCTTTGGCAGGGTATGA
- the LOC100695896 gene encoding uncharacterized protein LOC100695896 isoform X2, with product MAAPIHICKQNHPSVYQKALNLKPANPFQPRSNVATKWPKKTVLPQPPSQKKYLSPKPKSYEFSLSIPYFDLLVRNEGGDLASEGHDGGNYTAPVSKPGFQIDLSIPLSSVSQSPNIPMTSYVDHSVNQENPENTEFVNYGNIKPEMPQSRQPFLNSAGSSYLDAQEQTYQPYSIETQSSSTLLGSARPFLNFQTQEQTYGPGHVKPQTSTLHETERPFFNFETPPQETLEPSRVKPQSSSAITGSEWPFFNSAATQHQTYEPGYLKPQSISGPGGSDWPALNSAPTQPQTFEADGIKPQSSSTLGTSEWPAFNLAPPRQQTFEGDGLKPQSSLTLGGSEYPVLNLAPIQQQTHESGYLKPQSSSTLGGSEWPALNLAPTPQQTFEPGRVKPQSSSAIAGSEWPAFNLPPTLQQTFEPSRVKPQYSSALDGSEWPAFNWAPIQQQTHESGYLKPQSSSALGGSEWPALNLAPTPQQTFEPGRVKPQYSSALDGSEWPAFNLAPPRQQTFEGDGLKPQSSSAIAGSEWPALNSAATQQQTHELGYLKLQSSSALDGSEWPALNLAPTLQQASLHRLL from the coding sequence ATGGCAGCCCCTATCCATATCTGTAAACAAAACCATCCCAGTGTGTACCAAAAAGCCTTAAACCTCAAGCCTGCAAACCCCTTCCAGCCACGATCTAATGTTGCCACCAAATGGCCAAAGAAGACTGTTCTACCCCAGCCTCCATCACAGAAGAAATATCTATCACCCAAACCCAAAAGCTATGAATTTAGTCTGAGCATTCCTTATTTTGATCTTTTGGTCAGAAATGAAGGGGGGGATTTGGCCAGTGAAGGACATGATGGTGGAAATTATACTGCTCCTGTCTCCAAACCAGGCTTTCAAATCGATTTATCCATTCCCTTATCATCTGTTTCTCAATCTCCCAATATCCCAATGACCAGCTATGTTGACCATTCAGTAAATCAAGAAAATCCAGAGAACACTGAGTTTGTCAATTACGGTAACATAAAGCCGGAAATGCCACAATCAAGGCAACCCTTCTTAAACTCTGCTGGTAGTAGTTACTTAGATGCACAGGAGCAGACTTATCAACCATATTCCATCGAAACACAATCAAGTTCAACTCTTCTTGGATCGGCAAGACCTTTTCTAAATTTTCAAACACAGGAGCAGACTTATGGACCAGGTCACGTTAAACCACAAACTTCCACCCTGCATGAAACTGAAAGGCCTTTCTTCAACTTTGAAACACCACCACAAGAGACTTTAGAGCCAAGTCGTGTTAAACCCCAATCAAGTTCTGCAATAACTGGATCAGAATGGCCTTTCTTTAACTCGGCAGCAACACAGCACCAGACATATGAACCAGGTTATCTTAAACCACAATCAATTTCAGGCCCGGGAGGATCAGATTGGCCTGCTTTAAACTCAGCACCAACCCAGCCACAAACCTTTGAGGCTGATGGTATTAAACCGCAATCAAGTTCAACCCTTGGCACATCAGAATGGCCTGCCTTCAATTTGGCACCACCACGGCAACAAACCTTTGAGGGAGATGGTCTTAAACCACAGTCAAGTTTAACCCTTGGTGGATCAGAATATCCTGTCCTAAACTTGGCACCAATTCAGCAACAGACTCATGAGTCAGGTTATCTTAAGCCTCAATCAAGTTCAACCCTTGGTGGATCAGAATGGCCTGCCTTAAACTTGGCACCAACTCCACAACAAACTTTTGAGCCAGGTCGTGTTAAACCACAATCCAGTTCAGCAATAGCTGGATCAGAATGGCCTGCCTTCAATTTGCCACCAACTCTGCAACAAACCTTTGAGCCAAGTCGCGTTAAGCCACAATACAGTTCAGCCCTGGATGGATCAGAATGGCCTGCCTTCAACTGGGCACCAATTCAGCAACAGACTCACGAGTCAGGTTATCTTAAGCCTCAATCAAGTTCAGCCCTTGGTGGATCAGAATGGCCTGCCTTAAACTTGGCACCAACTCCGCAACAAACTTTTGAGCCAGGTCGTGTTAAACCACAATACAGTTCAGCCCTGGATGGATCAGAATGGCCTGCCTTCAATTTGGCACCACCACGGCAACAAACCTTTGAGGGAGATGGTCTTAAACCACAATCCAGTTCAGCAATAGCTGGATCAGAATGGCCTGCCTTAAACTCAGCAGCAACACAGCAACAGACTCATGAGTTGGGTTATCTTAAACTGCAATCAAGTTCAGCCCTGGATGGATCAGAATGGCCTGCCTTAAACTTGGCACCAACTCTGCAACAGGCTTCTTTACACAGGCTTCTTTAA
- the LOC100695896 gene encoding uncharacterized protein LOC100695896 isoform X1: MAAGFLITRLLLVCLLSEVNYSSAFPRGRSFVQPRVWQSEGEEEEVYNYENCHPFYYISAQDKTSEKQGGFMAAPIHICKQNHPSVYQKALNLKPANPFQPRSNVATKWPKKTVLPQPPSQKKYLSPKPKSYEFSLSIPYFDLLVRNEGGDLASEGHDGGNYTAPVSKPGFQIDLSIPLSSVSQSPNIPMTSYVDHSVNQENPENTEFVNYGNIKPEMPQSRQPFLNSAGSSYLDAQEQTYQPYSIETQSSSTLLGSARPFLNFQTQEQTYGPGHVKPQTSTLHETERPFFNFETPPQETLEPSRVKPQSSSAITGSEWPFFNSAATQHQTYEPGYLKPQSISGPGGSDWPALNSAPTQPQTFEADGIKPQSSSTLGTSEWPAFNLAPPRQQTFEGDGLKPQSSLTLGGSEYPVLNLAPIQQQTHESGYLKPQSSSTLGGSEWPALNLAPTPQQTFEPGRVKPQSSSAIAGSEWPAFNLPPTLQQTFEPSRVKPQYSSALDGSEWPAFNWAPIQQQTHESGYLKPQSSSALGGSEWPALNLAPTPQQTFEPGRVKPQYSSALDGSEWPAFNLAPPRQQTFEGDGLKPQSSSAIAGSEWPALNSAATQQQTHELGYLKLQSSSALDGSEWPALNLAPTLQQASLHRLL; encoded by the exons ATGGCTGCTGGCTTCCTAATTACAAG ATTATTGCTGGTCTGTTTGTTGAGTGAGGTGAACTACTCCTCAGCTTTTCCAAGAG GCAGGAGTTTTGTGCAACCGAGAGTGTGGCAAAGtgaaggagaggaggaagaagtcTATAACTATGAGAACTGTCATCCTTTCTACTACATCAGTGCCCAGGACAAAACATCGGAAAAGCAGGGAGGTTTTATGGCAGCCCCTATCCATATCTGTAAACAAAACCATCCCAGTGTGTACCAAAAAGCCTTAAACCTCAAGCCTGCAAACCCCTTCCAGCCACGATCTAATGTTGCCACCAAATGGCCAAAGAAGACTGTTCTACCCCAGCCTCCATCACAGAAGAAATATCTATCACCCAAACCCAAAAGCTATGAATTTAGTCTGAGCATTCCTTATTTTGATCTTTTGGTCAGAAATGAAGGGGGGGATTTGGCCAGTGAAGGACATGATGGTGGAAATTATACTGCTCCTGTCTCCAAACCAGGCTTTCAAATCGATTTATCCATTCCCTTATCATCTGTTTCTCAATCTCCCAATATCCCAATGACCAGCTATGTTGACCATTCAGTAAATCAAGAAAATCCAGAGAACACTGAGTTTGTCAATTACGGTAACATAAAGCCGGAAATGCCACAATCAAGGCAACCCTTCTTAAACTCTGCTGGTAGTAGTTACTTAGATGCACAGGAGCAGACTTATCAACCATATTCCATCGAAACACAATCAAGTTCAACTCTTCTTGGATCGGCAAGACCTTTTCTAAATTTTCAAACACAGGAGCAGACTTATGGACCAGGTCACGTTAAACCACAAACTTCCACCCTGCATGAAACTGAAAGGCCTTTCTTCAACTTTGAAACACCACCACAAGAGACTTTAGAGCCAAGTCGTGTTAAACCCCAATCAAGTTCTGCAATAACTGGATCAGAATGGCCTTTCTTTAACTCGGCAGCAACACAGCACCAGACATATGAACCAGGTTATCTTAAACCACAATCAATTTCAGGCCCGGGAGGATCAGATTGGCCTGCTTTAAACTCAGCACCAACCCAGCCACAAACCTTTGAGGCTGATGGTATTAAACCGCAATCAAGTTCAACCCTTGGCACATCAGAATGGCCTGCCTTCAATTTGGCACCACCACGGCAACAAACCTTTGAGGGAGATGGTCTTAAACCACAGTCAAGTTTAACCCTTGGTGGATCAGAATATCCTGTCCTAAACTTGGCACCAATTCAGCAACAGACTCATGAGTCAGGTTATCTTAAGCCTCAATCAAGTTCAACCCTTGGTGGATCAGAATGGCCTGCCTTAAACTTGGCACCAACTCCACAACAAACTTTTGAGCCAGGTCGTGTTAAACCACAATCCAGTTCAGCAATAGCTGGATCAGAATGGCCTGCCTTCAATTTGCCACCAACTCTGCAACAAACCTTTGAGCCAAGTCGCGTTAAGCCACAATACAGTTCAGCCCTGGATGGATCAGAATGGCCTGCCTTCAACTGGGCACCAATTCAGCAACAGACTCACGAGTCAGGTTATCTTAAGCCTCAATCAAGTTCAGCCCTTGGTGGATCAGAATGGCCTGCCTTAAACTTGGCACCAACTCCGCAACAAACTTTTGAGCCAGGTCGTGTTAAACCACAATACAGTTCAGCCCTGGATGGATCAGAATGGCCTGCCTTCAATTTGGCACCACCACGGCAACAAACCTTTGAGGGAGATGGTCTTAAACCACAATCCAGTTCAGCAATAGCTGGATCAGAATGGCCTGCCTTAAACTCAGCAGCAACACAGCAACAGACTCATGAGTTGGGTTATCTTAAACTGCAATCAAGTTCAGCCCTGGATGGATCAGAATGGCCTGCCTTAAACTTGGCACCAACTCTGCAACAGGCTTCTTTACACAGGCTTCTTTAA
- the LOC109202775 gene encoding G2/M phase-specific E3 ubiquitin-protein ligase isoform X1 produces MDTIARSAMFEGKENCKNLALDSTALRGDWYYISGRAIAVSLVHGGPPPNFLSPAVFSLLVGNSANPALEDKADLELFEKVKKISQSTTLEDLEKSKEPLLDCLANAGCLRPLRSLRDRDLLVHVIVMFQVIHRVQGPFQRFCEGLKTLGVLDKMRRHPDSFRPLFCYTHMLTADQVDDLFNIHLSPEGSNRRAAEEMVVTFWRDYLQDAEEEEGPSKLQKILAFATGATAVPPIGFSPAPSIEFIHRGDDDFSSTPIFPLANTCVNCIRLPLHVSYQLFKEKFDFALGNTYGFGRV; encoded by the exons ATGGACACCATTGCCAGGTCAGCCATGTTTGAGGGGAAAGAAAACTGCAAGAACTTGGCTCTTGACAGTACTG CTCTCAGAGGGGACTGGTACTACATCTCTGGCAGAGCCATTGCAGTGAGCTTGGTACATGGTGGTCCACCACCTAACTTTCTGTCACCAGCAGTATTTTCTCTTCTGGTTGGAAATTCAGCAAATCCAGCCCTGGAAGACAAAGCTGACCTGGAACTCTTCGAAAAAGTCAAAAAG ATATCTCAAAGTACAACCCTTGAGGACCTTGAGAAGTCAAAAGAACCTCTGCTTGATTGCTTGGCCAATGCAGGATGCCTGAGGCCTCTGCGTTCACTAAGAGACAGGGATCTGCTGGTACATGTCATTGTCATGTTTCAGGTCATCCACAGGGTTCAAGGTCCATTTCAAAG ATTTTGTGAAGGTCTGAAAACTCTTGGGGTTCTCGACAAAATGAGAAGGCATCCAGACAGCTTTCGCCCTCTGTTCTGCTATACACATATGCTGACTGCTGACCAGGTGGATGATCTTTTCAACATTCATCTATCTCCAGAAGGAAGCAACAGAAGAGCTGCCGAGGAGATGGTTGTTACCTTCTGGAGAGACTATCTCCAAGATGCAGAAG AAGAAGAAGGACCTTCCAAATTACAGAAGATATTGGCCTTTGCAACTGGAGCAACTGCGGTGCCACCTATTGGCTTTTCTCCAGCACCCTCGATTGAGTTCATTCATAGAGGAGACGACGACTTCTCTTCTACACCAATTTTCCCTCTTGCCAACACGTGTGTTAACTGCATTAGGCTGCCACTACATGTTTCATACCAGCTGTTCAAGGAGAAGTTTGATTTTGCATTAGGTAACACTTACGGCTTTGGCAGGGTATGA
- the LOC109202774 gene encoding uncharacterized protein LOC109202774 has protein sequence MPVTSTVRRECAPAPRYQTRQCFGSWTSGTRRKRAMAQQHDHFNKDVILLPTPSWGVVCKQGSKLWLHKHGHILNAFEFQKTWDNQTVVKHIKESFGERIPEDVSLEFLMACGNKLVSPKLQDGQELNGMLILKVFKTKALYSESDEDKDPSYISSKSALSSCATDKDSDDDCFEVDSSKIQQDMSSQVTTRLRSHVKGDNPGTSSDEEDDTGTKCIRRSVGKRRRAKQGSDGNSICDEGYMARSDDKPSTSSHSRDFNARSEDIPAISVSDEDYSSYLTLVASLSGDSSDDEDLNQAIIASLENQIAEKVPVQEILLELSSKISTKQQCKFNINRSAVWEGALRVFRGYLMIPT, from the exons ATGCCAGTGACGTCTACAGTCAGGAGAGAATGTGCACCTGCACCACGTTATCAAACTCGGCAATGCTTCGGCAGCTGGACATCAGGCACCAGAAGAAAAAG agCTATGGCACAGCAGCATGACCATTTCAACAAAGATGTTATACTACTTCCAACTCCATCATGGGGAGTAGTGTGCAAACAAGGTTCAAAATTATGGTTACACAAACATGGGCACATCCTCAATGCTTTTGAATTCCAGAAGACCTGGGACAACCAAACTGTCGTGAAACACATCAAGGAAAGCTTTGGTGAACGCATTCCAGAGGATGTCAG ccTCGAGTTTCTAATGGCTTGTGGCAATAAGCTGGTGTCTCCAAAGCTCCAAGATGGTCAGGAGCTGAATGGGATGCTGATCCTAAAGGTTTTTAAAACCAAAGCCCTCTAT AGTGAATCAGATGAAGACAAAGATCCTTCTTACATCAGCTCCAAATCAGCATTAAGCAGTTGTGCAACTGATAAGGACAGTGACGATGATTGTTTTGAAGTTGATAGTTCAAAAATCCAACAAGACATGAGCAGCCAAGTCACTACAAGGTTAAGAAGTCATGTTAAAGGTGATAACCCTGGCACTAGCagtgatgaagaagatgatacTGGGACCAAGTGTATTAGAAGGAGTGTTGGTAAAAGGCGACGAGCAAAGCAAGGAAGTGATGGGAACAGCATTTGTGATGAAGGCTACATGGCAAGAAGTGATGACAAACCTAGCACAAGCAGTCACAGCagagatttcaatgcaagaagTGAAGACATCCCAGCCATCAGTGTTAGTGATGAAGATTATTCTTCATATTTAACTCTCGTGGCATCACTTTCTGGCGATTCTTCAGATGATGAGGATTTAAATCAAGCTATAATTGCGAGCTTGGAGAATCAGAT tgcaGAAAAAGTCCCTGTTCAAGAGATACTGCTGGAACTATCAAGCAAAATTAGCACAAAACAGCAGTGCAAATTTAACATAAATCGCTCTGCTGTGTGGGAGGGAGCCTTGCGTGTTTTCAGAGGCTATCTTATGATCCCAACTTGA
- the LOC100695896 gene encoding uncharacterized protein LOC100695896 isoform X3, translating into MAAWFLIARFLLLYVLNDVDYSSAFPGATSPVQPRVWQGGRGEHDVYGNPRPFQYMRALRPTDPKIYPNVRDRVQVESSRSYQPRSNIPTHRSMETSPLQPRAHRNHLVAKPRSFDLALRIPFAHSRDGANPPRYGPSGLIIDNSFNNPRRQHGHDASKLGYQFSLSVPFSRGSPRHPGGPKHHGGHQHRPEEDYLGHQRGPVHVPVRPRPYPDEHHREHDREHRDEGRPGREFAFPEPDGPEHPSWLRHPQRYVDPYSGYYNSQMKPTWNDYWWHYRGPHWGHVKHPSSDPWPNFHRSASD; encoded by the exons atGGCTGCGTGGTTCCTAATTGCAAG GTTTTTACTACTTTATGTTTTGAATGATGTGGACTACTCCTCAGCCTTTCCAGGAG ccaCAAGTCCTGTGCAGCCTAGAGTATGGCAGGGTGGAAGAGGGGAACACGATGTGTATGGAAACCCTCGTCCTTTCCAGTACATGAGGGCTCTGAGGCCAACAGATCCAAAGATCTACCCTAATGTGCGTGATCGGGTCCAAGTCGAATCCTCGAGATCGTATCAGCCACGCTCTAATATTCCCACCCACCGATCCATGGAAACATCTCCGCTCCAGCCTCGAGCACACAGAAACCACCTTGTGGCCAAGCCCAGGAGCTTTGACTTAGCCCTGAGGATCCCTTTTGCTCATTCTCGTGATGGTGCTAATCCTCCTCGGTACGGACCGAGTGGCCTTATTATTGACAACAGTTTTAATAATCCCCGCAGACAGCATGGCCATGATGCTTCCAAGCTGGGCTACCAGTTCAGCTTATCTGTTCCCTTTTCACGTGGTTCTCCACGCCACCCAGGTGGCCCCAAACATCACGGTGGACATCAACACAGGCCTGAGGAAGACTATTTGGGTCATCAAAGAGGGCCGGTTCATGTGCCAGTTCGTCCAAGGCCATACCCCGACGAGCATCATCGTGAGCATGATCGCGAGCATCGTGATGAAGGCCGCCCTGGGCGGGAGTTTGCATTTCCAGAGCCAGATGGACCAGAACACCCATCATGGCTGCGCCATCCTCAAAGATATGTCGACCCTTACAGTGGATACTACAACTCCCAGATGAAGCCTACGTGGAATGACTACTGGTGGCATTACCGTGGACCTCACTGGGGTCATGTAAAGCATCCATCTTCTGACCCTTGGCCAAATTTCCATCGGTCAGCTTCAGACTGA
- the LOC102077083 gene encoding protein piccolo, whose protein sequence is MAAGFLITRLLLVCLLSEVNYSSAFPRARSFVQPRLWQSEGEEEEVYNYENCHPFYYISAQGKTSEKQGGFMAAPIHICKQNHPIVYQKASNLKPANPFQPRSNVATKWPQETILPQPPSQKMYLSPKPKSYEFSLKIPFLDFLIRNDGKNSPNKKHEGGNDAPAVSKPGFQVSSSVSSSSVSQSVNTPTTSHVVHLASEHNPESPDSVKPEKPISAMIGSRQPFLNSAGTGNTETQEQPYPIKPQSSSTLFGSGRPFVSFATPQQEPHEPVHVQPSSSLAGSARPFLNFGTTHQQTYKPVHVKPPSSTLTELERPFLNFGTTRQHSYEPYPVKPQSNSAITGLRQPFLSSAGTEAQEKPYEPYPIKLHSSSTLAEPARPLRFALPQQNIHEPVRVKPTSSNQIGTERPFVSFGTTQQTRKQYPIKPQSSSNLVASARPFLSFAAPQQETYDLFHIKPQSSTPAGSERPYFGTTQQQTYEPYPIKPQFSSAMAASAKPFLTFAAPQQQAYEPFHIKPQSSSVRLTSDWPALNSAAARQNYEPVHAKIQSFDTWPYFRDRPTMSSSQMRVQRQDSARNKLDRKTTAGKPPALPMLSPVTTRIPTQTIWNHLHPHLTSVHPT, encoded by the exons ATGGCTGCTGGCTTCCTAATTACAAG ATTATTGCTGGTCTGTTTGTTGAGTGAGGTGAACTACTCCTCAGCTTTTCCAAGAG CCAGGAGTTTTGTGCAACCTAGATTGTGGCAAAGtgaaggagaggaggaagaagtcTATAACTATGAGAACTGTCATCCTTTCTACTACATCAGTGCCCAGGGCAAAACATCGGAAAAGCAGGGAGGTTTTATGGCGGCCCCTATCCATATCTGTAAACAAAACCATCCCATTGTGTACCAAAAAGCCTCAAACCTCAAGCCAGCAAACCCCTTCCAGCCACGATCTAATGTTGCCACCAAATGGCCACAGGAAACTATTCTACCACAGCCTCCATCACAGAAGATGTATCTATCACCCAAACCCAAAAGCTATGAATTCAGTCTGAAGATTCCCTTTCTTGATTTCCTGATAAGAAATGATGGAAAGAATTCTCCCaataaaaaacatgaaggtggaaATGATGCACCTGCTGTCTCCAAACCAGGCTTTCAGGTCAGCTCATCTGTTTCCTCTTCATCTGTTTCTCAATCTGTCAACACCCCAACCACCAGCCATGTTGTTCATTTGGCAAGTGAACACAATCCAGAGAGTCCTGATTCTGTAAAACCAGAAAAACCAATTTCAGCCATGATTGGATCAAGGCAACCCTTCTTAAACTCTGCTGGTACTGGCAATACAGAAACACAGGAGCAGCCATATCCCATCAAACCACAATCAAGTTCAACTTTATTTGGATCAGGAAGACCATTTGTAAGTTTTGCAACACCCCAGCAAGAGCCTCATGAGCCAGTTCATGTTCAGCCAAGTTCATCTCTGGCTGGGTCAGCAAGGCCTTTCCTAAACTTTGGGACAACACACCAGCAGACTTATAAGCCTGTTCATGTTAAACCACCAAGTTCAACCCTGACTGAATTAGAACGGCCTTTCCTAAACTTTGGAACAACACGACAGCACAGTTATGAGCCCTATCCAGTTAAACCACAATCAAACTCAGCAATAACTGGATTAAGGCAACCCTTCTTAAGCTCCGCTGGTACAGAAGCACAGGAGAAGCCTTATGAGCCATATCCCATCAAACTACACTCAAGTTCAACCCTGGCTGAACCAGCAAGGCCTTTACGTTTTGCATTGCCACAGCAAAACATTCATGAGCCAGTTCGTGTTAAACCAACAAGTTCAAACCAGATTGGAACAGAACGGCCTTTTGTAAGCTTTGGAACAACACAACAGACTCGTAAACAATATCCCATTAAACCCCAATCAAGTTCAAACCTCGTTGCATCAGCAAGGCCTTTCCTAAGTTTTGCAGCACCACAGCAAGAGACCTATGATCTATTTCACATTAAACCACAAAGTTCAACCCCAGCTGGATCAGAGCGACCTTACTTTggaacaacacaacagcaaacTTATGAGCCATATCCAATTAAACCACAATTTAGTTCAGCCATGGCTGCATCTGCAAAGCCTTTCCTGACCTTTGCAGCACCACAGCAGCAAGCTTATGAGccatttcatattaaaccacAATCAAGCTCAGTTCGGTTAACCTCAGACTGGCCTGCCTTAAACTCTGCAGCTGCACGTCAGAATTATGAGCCGGTTCATGCCAAAATACAATCCTTTGACACTTGGCCATATTTTCGGGACAGGCCAACGATGTCTTCAAGCCAAATGAGAGTCCAAAGACAGGACTCTGCCAGAAACAAACTCGACAGGAAAA CAACAGCAGGCAAGCCACCGGCCCTTCCAATGTTATCACCAGTGACAACCAGGATACCAACCCAAACGATCTGGAACCATTTGCATCCCCACCTCACCTCTGTTCATCCAACCTAA
- the LOC100695896 gene encoding uncharacterized protein LOC100695896 isoform X4 — MAAGFLITRLLLVCLLSEVNYSSAFPRATSPVQPRVWQGGRGEHDVYGNPRPFQYMRALRPTDPKIYPNVRDRVQVESSRSYQPRSNIPTHRSMETSPLQPRAHRNHLVAKPRSFDLALRIPFAHSRDGANPPRYGPSGLIIDNSFNNPRRQHGHDASKLGYQFSLSVPFSRGSPRHPGGPKHHGGHQHRPEEDYLGHQRGPVHVPVRPRPYPDEHHREHDREHRDEGRPGREFAFPEPDGPEHPSWLRHPQRYVDPYSGYYNSQMKPTWNDYWWHYRGPHWGHVKHPSSDPWPNFHRSASD, encoded by the exons ATGGCTGCTGGCTTCCTAATTACAAG ATTATTGCTGGTCTGTTTGTTGAGTGAGGTGAACTACTCCTCAGCTTTTCCAAGAG ccaCAAGTCCTGTGCAGCCTAGAGTATGGCAGGGTGGAAGAGGGGAACACGATGTGTATGGAAACCCTCGTCCTTTCCAGTACATGAGGGCTCTGAGGCCAACAGATCCAAAGATCTACCCTAATGTGCGTGATCGGGTCCAAGTCGAATCCTCGAGATCGTATCAGCCACGCTCTAATATTCCCACCCACCGATCCATGGAAACATCTCCGCTCCAGCCTCGAGCACACAGAAACCACCTTGTGGCCAAGCCCAGGAGCTTTGACTTAGCCCTGAGGATCCCTTTTGCTCATTCTCGTGATGGTGCTAATCCTCCTCGGTACGGACCGAGTGGCCTTATTATTGACAACAGTTTTAATAATCCCCGCAGACAGCATGGCCATGATGCTTCCAAGCTGGGCTACCAGTTCAGCTTATCTGTTCCCTTTTCACGTGGTTCTCCACGCCACCCAGGTGGCCCCAAACATCACGGTGGACATCAACACAGGCCTGAGGAAGACTATTTGGGTCATCAAAGAGGGCCGGTTCATGTGCCAGTTCGTCCAAGGCCATACCCCGACGAGCATCATCGTGAGCATGATCGCGAGCATCGTGATGAAGGCCGCCCTGGGCGGGAGTTTGCATTTCCAGAGCCAGATGGACCAGAACACCCATCATGGCTGCGCCATCCTCAAAGATATGTCGACCCTTACAGTGGATACTACAACTCCCAGATGAAGCCTACGTGGAATGACTACTGGTGGCATTACCGTGGACCTCACTGGGGTCATGTAAAGCATCCATCTTCTGACCCTTGGCCAAATTTCCATCGGTCAGCTTCAGACTGA